A window from Puniceicoccus vermicola encodes these proteins:
- a CDS encoding heparinase II/III domain-containing protein — translation MNKMIFVYSMSARGLCLAVAGVAFFIAMVSDCCASEREVGASSSQSYYASRMDELKRRAEADPTLQAKIDSTLELARAIVRRPIVERASSLDELKNPDGRRLGTIDGRTGNLEAAVPEKAEIFALAMADTTATGIIIDEMPLVASAYRLTGDKSFLDYVIAQIDELCTWEPLQRPGWTLLKPSSVLPAGGDGVWLATGQGLLALCQTLDVLPPDSLPESTQAAVRALLDREIGFIVKDWADERPWYVRKQAVGSNQWVVPASGLVAASVAAGKDSYPEAYRLGIDSLLKTKNSLGPDGSVSEGIVYAAYWTVPYYAMAAIAARDAGDTRLSDAAFLKNFPLWYVQSFQPGESIINCFDGYGGSRGIYHVFTPRLVRVNALVPNPYMTWLIRNEFADWIQPGFFSLLAWSIPPSEAKEPPLWGSYERARWVVWRSSWTDDASGVWVRGGDVRDGHSHHDRGHVNFILHGKPLLIEAGTPGYDEPLKRESYDSVVGHNVLQVGDEIYPKKAAAPTSVIRLDSDGGEVTVDAGQGYPGVQSWERNIIWTADEISVTDRIVPKKPEHVKLRWHLASEESLSIQSSGGTVTTASLPAGEIGFAGWIGKLPEGSAWTPPDFDVVHTPAAVITVKSDQPVTVSQEKNYDHTMKFRQWRHEHTTLLVDSVEPVEAITIFSQFRRPPVASGSSTTNPMSMFD, via the coding sequence ATGAACAAAATGATTTTTGTATATTCTATGTCTGCCCGCGGTCTCTGCCTTGCTGTGGCAGGGGTCGCATTTTTTATCGCCATGGTTAGTGATTGTTGTGCATCGGAGAGAGAAGTGGGCGCTTCGTCGTCGCAGTCTTACTACGCCAGCCGGATGGATGAACTCAAGCGACGAGCCGAGGCGGATCCTACGCTCCAAGCCAAGATCGATTCCACGCTTGAGTTGGCACGAGCGATCGTCCGGCGGCCAATCGTCGAGCGGGCCAGTTCGCTGGATGAGCTGAAAAACCCGGACGGACGTCGCCTCGGCACGATCGATGGGCGTACTGGGAATCTGGAGGCCGCCGTCCCGGAAAAAGCCGAGATCTTCGCTCTGGCCATGGCGGACACCACGGCAACGGGTATCATCATTGATGAAATGCCTTTGGTCGCCAGTGCCTATCGCCTGACGGGCGATAAGTCATTTCTTGACTACGTCATTGCCCAGATCGATGAATTATGTACCTGGGAGCCTTTGCAACGGCCGGGTTGGACGCTGCTCAAGCCCAGCAGTGTATTGCCCGCTGGCGGTGACGGTGTCTGGCTGGCGACGGGGCAGGGGCTTCTCGCCCTTTGCCAAACGCTCGATGTGTTACCTCCGGATTCTTTGCCGGAGTCCACTCAAGCTGCGGTGCGTGCCTTGCTGGATCGTGAGATCGGCTTCATTGTAAAGGATTGGGCCGACGAACGTCCCTGGTACGTGCGCAAGCAGGCCGTGGGTTCGAATCAATGGGTCGTTCCGGCGTCAGGGCTGGTCGCCGCTAGCGTGGCCGCAGGTAAAGACAGCTATCCGGAAGCCTACCGGCTGGGCATCGACAGCCTGCTCAAGACAAAGAACTCGCTCGGCCCCGATGGTTCGGTTTCCGAAGGTATCGTGTATGCCGCCTATTGGACGGTGCCGTATTACGCCATGGCTGCTATCGCCGCCCGGGACGCGGGCGACACTCGTCTATCCGACGCCGCGTTCTTGAAGAATTTCCCACTCTGGTACGTGCAGTCCTTTCAGCCCGGCGAGAGTATCATCAACTGCTTCGATGGTTACGGCGGCTCCCGCGGGATCTACCACGTTTTCACGCCCCGTCTGGTGCGTGTGAACGCCCTGGTTCCGAACCCTTACATGACTTGGCTCATCCGAAATGAATTCGCCGACTGGATCCAGCCGGGCTTTTTCAGTCTGCTCGCCTGGAGCATCCCGCCCAGTGAGGCCAAAGAGCCCCCGCTCTGGGGGTCTTACGAGCGGGCGCGCTGGGTCGTGTGGCGCAGCAGTTGGACTGACGATGCTTCCGGCGTGTGGGTGCGCGGCGGGGATGTGCGCGACGGTCACTCGCACCATGATCGTGGGCACGTAAATTTTATCCTCCATGGAAAGCCTCTCCTGATTGAAGCGGGCACGCCCGGTTATGACGAACCGCTTAAGCGCGAGAGTTACGATTCGGTGGTCGGACATAATGTGCTTCAAGTCGGCGACGAGATCTATCCGAAAAAAGCCGCCGCACCCACCTCCGTCATCCGACTCGATTCAGATGGAGGCGAGGTGACCGTCGATGCGGGGCAGGGGTATCCCGGGGTGCAAAGTTGGGAGCGAAACATCATCTGGACGGCGGACGAAATCAGCGTGACCGACCGGATCGTCCCGAAAAAGCCCGAGCATGTGAAACTACGTTGGCATTTGGCTTCCGAGGAGTCTCTTTCCATTCAGTCTTCGGGAGGCACCGTCACGACGGCCTCCCTGCCGGCCGGGGAGATCGGTTTCGCAGGTTGGATCGGCAAGCTGCCGGAAGGCTCTGCCTGGACGCCTCCCGACTTCGATGTCGTGCACACTCCGGCTGCCGTGATCACGGTGAAGTCGGACCAGCCGGTGACGGTTTCCCAGGAGAAAAATTACGACCATACGATGAAATTCCGCCAGTGGCGGCACGAGCACACGACCTTGCTTGTGGACTCTGTCGAGCCCGTCGAAGCCATCACTATTTTCAGTCAATTTCGGAGGCCGCCTGTGGCATCCGGATCCTCCACCACCAACCCCATGTCGATGTTTGATTAA